The nucleotide window ATCGTTGAATTGACAATCGCGGACGAGCTGCTAGGTAGGTTTACCCCATACAATCTTACACACGAAACCAAAATGCCACGGGGGAAGCTTGCAGATCTCTAGAGTAATCGTGAAGAACTATCGCTGTTTGGAGACAGCAGATGTCACGTTGAATTCTGGGTTGAATATCATTGTCGGCAACAATGAGGCGGGAAAATCGACGTTGCTTGAATCGATCCACTTGGCGCTAACGGGACAGTTGAATGGGCGCCCGATACAAGCCGAGCTGCATCCCTATCTGTTTAACGCGCGTGCTGTCTCGAATTACATAGCGTCCCTTCTAGCCAAGAAGCCTGTGGAGCCGCCATCGATCTTGATCGAACTCTACTTTGCCGACGATCCTGCACTCGCGAAACTGAAGGGCACTAACAATTCCGTCGGGGCTGATCTACCTGGCACTGTCCTATCAATCGAGTTTAATCAAGATTATGCGGATGAATTCGAGACGTACGTCAAAGATCCGAGCCTGATCCGCACGCTTCCCATTGAATACTACATCGTTAAGTGGCGCAGCTTCGGCGAGAACGATATTACGTCACGTGCAGTGCCGATCAAGCCAGCATTCATCGACGCTAGCACCATTAGGAACAACGCGGCAGCGAGCCGCTACGTTGTTGACGTGGTGCGGGACAGCCTTAGCAAAGAGCAGAAAGTCGACCTCGCCTTATCGTATCGGATGATGAAAGATGCGTTTATGGACGATGCCAAGGTAAGAGGGGTCAATGAGGCGCTCGCGAAGATCGCAGGGGAAATATCTGACAAGACGTTGTCGGTGTCGCTGGACACATCGTCGAGATCGACGTGGGAGTTCGGCGTGATGCCTCACCTTGACGATGTGCCACTCACACTGGTCGGTAAAGGCGAGCAGAACGCTATCAAGATAAAGCTGGCAATGGAGTCGTCGTCCGAGTCGCACCTGATTCTGATCGAGGAGCCGGAAAACCATCTATCGTTCTCCAACCTCAACAAGCTCATCGGTCATATCGCCCAGCGTCACGGCGAACGTCAGCTCATCATCACGACTCACAGCAGCTTTGTGTTAAATAAGCTTGGCGTAGAGTCGGTCGTTCTTTTCCACTGCGGGCGCTCATTCCGCTTGAACAAACTGCTCCCTGATACGTACGATTACTTCATGCGTCTGCCCGGACATGACACACTTCGATTGATCCTTGCTGAGCGGGCGATTCTGGTTGAGGGACCGTCGGACGAGCTGATCGTTCAGGCTGCCTTCAAGAAGAAGTATGACAAGTCCCCTCTCGAGGCTGGCGTCGATGTCATATCTGTCAATTCGCTAGCTTTCAAGCGCTTCCTGGAGATTGCC belongs to Burkholderia sp. GAS332 and includes:
- a CDS encoding Predicted ATP-dependent endonuclease of the OLD family, contains P-loop ATPase and TOPRIM domains; amino-acid sequence: MQISRVIVKNYRCLETADVTLNSGLNIIVGNNEAGKSTLLESIHLALTGQLNGRPIQAELHPYLFNARAVSNYIASLLAKKPVEPPSILIELYFADDPALAKLKGTNNSVGADLPGTVLSIEFNQDYADEFETYVKDPSLIRTLPIEYYIVKWRSFGENDITSRAVPIKPAFIDASTIRNNAAASRYVVDVVRDSLSKEQKVDLALSYRMMKDAFMDDAKVRGVNEALAKIAGEISDKTLSVSLDTSSRSTWEFGVMPHLDDVPLTLVGKGEQNAIKIKLAMESSSESHLILIEEPENHLSFSNLNKLIGHIAQRHGERQLIITTHSSFVLNKLGVESVVLFHCGRSFRLNKLLPDTYDYFMRLPGHDTLRLILAERAILVEGPSDELIVQAAFKKKYDKSPLEAGVDVISVNSLAFKRFLEIAKLLERKVAVVTDNDGSVARLQKKYAGYAGLSHISIHYDADESFRTLEPQLLKANGRVTIEKVLGKTFSDDNELLDYMISNKADCALQFLRTSTPWTVPQYIDHAIG